A segment of the Falco peregrinus isolate bFalPer1 chromosome 12 unlocalized genomic scaffold, bFalPer1.pri SUPER_12_unloc_4, whole genome shotgun sequence genome:
CTGGGCTGCAGCTCCGCAGCACCGGCTGCACGGTGGGCAATGGCCGCGGGCTGCCTGGTGGCACCAGCCACAGACTCACAGTGGCCAGTTTCCTGGTGGCCACAGCCACAGACTCACAGTGGCCACAGTTTCCTGGTGGCACCAGCCACAGATTCACAGTGGCCATGGCTGCACGGTGACACCGGCCACAGATTCACGGTGGCCACGGCTGCACGGTGGTGGTGGCCACAGCCACCTAAAGGCAATAGCCACAGCTGGCTGGTGGCACCAGCCACAGACTCACAGTGGCCATGGCCGCATGGTGACACCGGCCACAGATTCACGGTGGCCACGGCTACAAAGTGGCAGTGGCCACAAGGTGCCTGAAGGCAATGGCCACGGCTGCACGGTGACACTGGCCACAGATTCACAGTGGCCACGGCTGCACGGTGGCGGTGGCCACAGCCACCTGAAGGCTGGTGGCACCAGCCACAGACTCACAGCGGCCACGGTTTCCTGGTGGCACCAGCCACAGATTCACGGTGGCCATTGCTGCACGGTGACGCTGGCCACAGACTCACAGTGGCCACGGCTGCATGGTGGCAGTAGCCACAGGTACCCCATGGCAGTGGCCACAGCTGCCTGAAGGCAATGGCCACGGCTGCCTGGTGGCTCTAGTTTCTGGTGGCCACAGTGGCCCAGTGGCACCAGCCACGGCTGCCCGGTGGCCCTGGCTCTCGGTGGCCACGACTCCTGGCCCACATCGTACCTCCAGCTCCCGCAGCCGCTGCAGCAGCTCGTGGCTGGTGCCCGTCTCGCCCAGCACCGCGGGGGCTCCCATCTCCCGGCACCTCGGCCACGCTCTCCGACATCGCTGGCTGCGGGGGGACACACGTCAGGCCGGGGTCCCCACTGGCCCCTGGCCCCTGGCCCCCCTGTTCCCTCGTACCTCCTGCAGgacgcccccagccccggcctGACGCGGTGTCACCTGTTGGGGAGAACGGGGCTGAGAAGGGGGATGGAGCCTCAGGGGAGCCCCGAGGTCCCCAACCCCGCTGGTACCCGGAGCCCCAGGGACCCCTCGTGCAGCCCAGGCACCCCTGTCCCTtcgcggggggtggggggagcccagcacccccagcaccgGGGCACTGGCAGGCACagcacccccagcagcagggcaatgggatgcccagcaccccccagcacTGGGGCACCAGTATGCACAGCACCCCTGGGCACTGGGATATACcgcatccccagcagcagagtATTGGgaccccacagcacccccagcactgggcaccgggatgcccagcacccccagcactGGGGCACCAGTAtgcacagcagccctgggcactgGGATACACCACATCCCCAGCACCAGAGTATTGGGACCcacagcacccccagcaccaACACTGGGGCACCGGGatgcccagcacccccagcactGGGGCACCAGTAtgcacagcagccctgggcactgGGATATACcgcatccccagcagcagagtATTGGGACCcacagcacccccagcaccaACACTGGGGCACTGGGatgcccagcacccccagcagcagggcaccAGGATGCCCAGCACCCGCAGCACTGAGGCACCAGTATGCACAGCACCCCTGGGCACTGGGATACACcgcatccccagcagcagagtATTGGGACCCACAGCACCCCCAGCACTGGGGCACTGGGatgcccagcacccccagcaccgGGGCACCAGTAGGCCCAGCACCCCTGGCACCGACCCGTGAGCACTGGGATACACcgcatccccagcagcagagtATTGGGACCCCCAGCACCAACACTGGGGCACCGGGATGCCCAGCACCCCTGGCACGAGCACCGGGGCACCGGACCGTACAAATCCCCACGTACCGGCCTCAGCCCGGGATgcacagcacccccagccccggggcacCGGGACGCACAGCACCCGGCGCACAGCACCCCCGGGGTGTAGACAGGCCCCCCCAGCGCTTCCCCGGTGCCGCACCCCCCGCTtcccccggggctccccccgccACCGGTGCCGGTGCCTCCCCGCACCGGTCGCCCCGTGCGCACCGGAAccggggccggccccgcgcaCCGACCCCGCGCACTCACGCCCAGGGCTCCCGGTGGCGTCGCCCGTCCCCGTTCAGAGCGGCCCCGGGGCCGgtcccggcggcggcggcggcttcatcccggcccggcccggccgcgctaTTGttgggaggcggcggcggcccggctCCGCCTTCCCGCCGCCACCGGGGAGGAGCCGGGGCCGCCACCGCCCCCGGTGCGCGGCTCCGCCAGCGCCAACCCCGGGCAAGCAGCACCGGGAAGCCGGCACGGAGCGAAGGGGGGTCCGGGGCACCGGGGACCCCCGGGAGAGCCGGCAGCGGGACACGGGCATCCCGGCAGAGGAAGCAGCGGGCATCCCCACGTGGCACCGGGGCACCCCACGGAGAAGGACCCCCCCTgggggcacccagcacccttTGGAAAGGGACCCCCCGGAGCTCGGGCACCCTTCGGGGAGCCCCCCCCGGGGCTCCAGGCACGGAGCCGCGCCGAGGCCACAGGCCGCGGTCCCCATCCTGCACCCCACGAGGGGTTGGGGTCCACGTGGGGCCACGTGGCCCTGGCTCACCCAGACCTGCCCAGCACCCCGGCCAGGGGGTCCGGCACCCCGGAGGGGACAACACGGGGGTCTGGGGGTGATGGAGGCAGGGAGGCCGTGGGGGGGGTCACTGGAAACAACAGCCCCGTCCCCTCCAGGGACCCCACACGGCTGCGCCgtggggtgggagggctggggaccaCCGGACGGCCCCGGAGCAAACTCTGCCGCCTTCTCCCACCCAACGCAACGAGAGCGGCAAAAATAACCGGAGCCCCGGGGCCtacagccctgctcagcaccgcGGCAGCACCGaggggggctgtgggctgccccccacccccccaccaaGCCCCCAGCCAGCCGTCCCCAACCCGACGGGTGCTGTGACCTTGGCCACATACCCCAGCACCCCACTAGCCCCACGGCCAGCACCGCTGGCACACGTGGCCGGCCCTCGTGcgtgctgtcccccagccccctgcagccccccccccccggccccggggctggcagcaaaggcaggaggGTCCCCGTGGGGCCCGTGGGCCCCCCCTGGCGCTGCCCCCCGTGCAGGAAGCGGCCGTGGGGCCAGTGGCTCCGGCTGCGTCACGGGGGGGAAGTGAGGCTCCGTCTGGAGGGGAAGAgcagcccacagcccccccaagcccccccgGCGGGGGACAGTGAGGGGGGGCCCTGACAGATGGACGGCGCAGCcgtcccctcccccagcccggGGCCCCACAGGGGCAACGCGAGGGTCcctgtggggagggggacacagctgcagcagagccaaggCCACCCCAGAGCTTGtgtccccaccccccccccgccccgtcaCTTGCACCCACTGCCCCAGGCCCCGTGGGGACGCGGCACATGCCCCAAAGGTCcctgtggggagggggacacagcTGCAGCGGAGCCAAGGCCACCCTAGAGCTCGTGTCCCCCTCCCTGGTGTTGTTCCTCCCCCCCCCTCGGTCACTTGCACCCGCTGCCCCAGGCCCCGTGGGGACACGGCACGTGCCCAAAGCGTGTGGCTGTGGACGTGCCAGCGCGGCAGGGAACggtccccccccaccccggccaCGGTCCCACAATGAGCTGGCCTTGGCCTGCCCCACGCCAGGGTCCCCACCCGAGCTTGGGGACATGGGGGTGACAGCCCCAAGTGTCCCCaaccctgcagggctgctcttggggcaggcagcacgcgctgggggcagtggggacaGCCCAGGGACAGCGAGGATGCTCTTGGGGACAGCCCAGGGACAGCGAGGATGCTCTCGGGGACAGCCGGGATGCAGGGGGACAGCAAGGACACCCTGGGGACAGGCGGGATACACCGGGGACAGGCGGGATGTGCTAGAGACACAGCCTTGGGGGTAGCAGGGACACATCGAGGACAGCTGGGACTCAGCAGGGACAAGCCAGGGACAGCCAGGATGCagtggggacactggggacagcCAGGATGCAGTGGGGACAGCAGAGATACACTGGGGACAACTGGGATGTACTGGGGACAGTGGGGACCGGTGGGTGGGATGGAGGACAGTGGAGGGGACAccagggacaggcaggacaCGGTTGGGGACAGCCCAGGCAGGAGACAGCTGGGATGTACTGGGGACAGCGGGGACACAGCGGGATGCGCTGGGGACACATGGGATGTCCTGGGGACAACAGCGCGGGGACAGTGGGGACATGGAGGGGACACAACCGGGGGGCACCGGGGCTATACCGGGGGGCACCGGGGCCATACCGGGAGCGGCACCGAGGGGCCAtaccggggctgggggcgggggagcGACACACACGGACCGGCcgggctccccccacccccactccccgcCGCACGTTGCGGTGCCCGGCAGCAGCGGGgaccccccacctcctcctcgACGGGGTCCCCGAGTGCGGCCCGGCTTCCCCGGGAagaccctccccacccccacccccccgcccgcccccggtgctccccgcccgcccctcccgccgcggcACGGCCGGACTCACCGGGGGGGCTacggcgggcggcggcgcggggcggcatGGCCGGGACCGGCACCGGGAGCGGGacggggagcggggctggggccggggctggcccggcggcggcggcggtgaTGTCATGGCTCCACCGGGCCGGCTCCGCCctgcgcccccgccgccgccaaTCCgcgcccgggggcggcgggggatgggggggggagTCCCGGTgttgccgccgccgccgcatCCCTTCCCCGGGGCCTCCCGCCATCGCCATCCCCGGGGCTGCCCGAGGGGCGCGGTGCCCCCCCCTCCCGGTGCCGCACCCCCCGTAGCGGGGTGTCGGGGGGGGGAGGTcccggtgccgccgccgccatccCCGGGGCTGCCGGAAGAGACGCggcgccccccacccccccggccaCGGGGGTACGGCACCGGGGGAGCAGGACCCCGCAGTCCCGGGGTGAGCGCCCCgcctcccccccacctcccccccccgcaAGACCCCGAGCCCCGGGGGCTCGTGCAAAGGGCAGAAGGAAGGGAGCGACCCccaaaggggggtgggggggtcccaGCGGCAGCAGTTTGGGAGCAGAGGGGTCACCTCCTCCCCGGGGGGGTGGTCATCACCATAGGGCAGCCCTGAGGCCCCCCCCCCAAGATCCTCCAAGGGCAGCTctgagccccccaccccaccccaaagaTCCCCCAAGGGCAGCTctgagacacccccccccccaaagatCCCCCAGGGTAGTTCTGagtcgtgtcccccccccccgcaaagATCCCCCAAGGGCAGCTCCGAgtcgtgtgtcccccccccaaAGATCCCCCAAGGGCAGCTctgagacacccccccccccaaagatCCCCCAAGGGCAGCTCTgagccccccacccacccccaaagaTCCCCCAAGGGCAGCTCCGAGtcgtgtgtgtccccccccaaaGATCCCCCAAGGGCAGCTCTGagccatccccccccccccaaagatCCCCCAAGGGCAGCTCtgagccaccccccccccaaagatCCCCCAAGGGCAGCTCTgagccccccacccacccccaaagaTCCCCCAAGGGCAGCTCCGAGtcgtgtgtgtccccccccaaaGATCCCCCAAGGGCAGCTctgagacacccccccccccccaaagatCCCCCAAGGGCAGCTCTGagccatcccccccccccccccaagatcCCCCAAGGGCAGCTCTGagccatcccccccccccaaagatCCCCCAGGGTAGTTCTGAgtcgtgtgtcccccccccgcAAAGATCCCCCAAGGGCAGCTCTGAGTCGTGTGTGTCGACCCCCCCAAAGATCCCCCCAAGGGCAGCTCTGggtcgtgtcccccccccccccccccccaaaggcAGCTCTGagacagccccccccccccaaagatCCCCCAGGGTAGCTCCGAgtcgtgtgtccccccccccgccgcaaAGATCCTCCAAGGGCAGCTCTGAGACCCCCCCCAAAGACCCCCCAAGACAGCCCTGAGCCCCCTCATTCCAAGGGCAACCCCAAAGACCCCCCAAGGGCAGCTCTGAGTCGTCTGTCGTCTgtcccactccccaccccccccccccaaaggcAGCTCtgagccccgcccccccccccccaagggcAGCACCAAAGATCCCCCAGGGTAGCTCTGAGCCCCCCTAGGGCAACCCCaaatacccccccccccccaaagggCAGCACTGGCCGCTCCATCCTTCAGCTCttccacaccccccccccccccacgccccccccccaggacaCGGGGACACTCCGCACCCACCTCCATCGCTTTATTGTGGGGAGTCCCCGTGGGAgggaaccccccccccccgccctctgAACACACCCCAGGCCTCACATCACACCCCTGGCTTCGGAGCCCCCCACCACAGGGGCCCAtgagccccagccccctccccaagacagaggacccccccccccaagaatgGAAAGCCACCCCCTCCTTTCCTCAAGTCCCCCTGTGGCTTCTCCCCAGCCACCTGGGTGCCACAGGGGTCCCcacagggagggggggagggtCTGGGGTCCCCAACTTAGGGGTTTCAGCCCCCCCCGTGGCTCCAAGAACCACAAGGGTAGGACACCGGTGCCGGGGCAAGGACACCGGTGCCTGCAGGTTGCCACCCGTGTCCCACCGCTGGGCTCCACCGGCACCGGAGATGGCCAAGGGAGCGGAGAGACGCCACGTGCTGCCGGTCTCAGCTCACGGACGCCGGCTCCAGGCTCCCGTTGGCGGCCGCTCCGCGGGGCTGGGCAGAGGTGACGGCATCCTCCGGCCGCCTGTTGTCCCTGGGGCGCCGGTCGACACGCTGCCAGCGGCAGGGGACTCTGTTGGGGACAGAAAAAGGACggtgggctggtggcagggggaCGCGGCCAGGCCGAGGCGAAGGCAAACGGCAGCCGTTGTCGCTCCCCGCACGAATTGGCCGTTCCACCGGGCTGGGAGCGCCAACAGACCGGGAGACGGTTCCTCTGGGCTCCTGCTTGAAACCACCGGCTACGGCAAACCGGTGGCCTTCATTCAGGGCCTGGGGGATGCCTGCTCTAGGGCTGgggtccccccaccccaaatacTCAGCTCCCGGATGGCGGGGACAGTGCTGGAGGGGTGAGAGGGGACGCAGGACCGAGTGGCTGGTGACATCTCCAAAGACAACACCCTGCGGGCACATCCCGAGCCGGCCACCAGCTCCAGGTGCGACAGGAGGAACAAGTTCCAAGTCAAAACCCAGACtccaggagaaagcagaagcCCCAAGATGACAAGAAGCCCCCAGATGACAAGCAGAAGCCCCCCAGATGACAGCTCCCCTTCAAATCCCCAGCTGGGAGACAAGGGGCTTCCCCCAGCGGGGCAGTCCCCAGCCTGCGAGccatccccaccccatccccaccgCATCCCAGAGAGCTCCCACGCCACCCACCCCACGTCCAGCAAGAGGGTGGCACCCAGCCACCCACGAAAGCGGCGACCCCTcgtcctcctctccctgcctggggacaggctCCGGCTGCCACCCCCTGACACTCCGAACATCATCCAGACCATGGGGCAGCACGGGGCAACCCACCAGGGCCCAGCTGcgtggctggggggggaaaaacGGGGACTTCTGcccccctgggacccccccggTGATGTCCTGGCTGTACCTGTGTGGGCAGCTCGGCTGGTGGCTCAGTGGCCAAGGAGAAGACGTGAGCGGAGGAGCCGCCCCGGTCTGTCGGCACCGTCTGCGGGGGGATGCCCGGGTGGGAAGGTTCCTCCAGGGCCAGGATATCTATGGGGGCTTCGGCGACGTCTCTGAGGGACTGGTCGAGGGCCACAGATGGATCAAAGAGCAGAGGGGACGGGGGACACGGCATACCATCGCCCACCACGTCCAAGtcctaggaaagaaaacaccGGAACGGCTCATCAGTGGGGCAGGAGCGGGCAGCAGACCCCTCCGCAGGCACcggaggaggaaggcagagcagcagccacgATGCCACCGGGACCACCGGCCTCAGCGGCCGGGACCACAATCCCAGGAGCCTTCTCCTCACAGAACGGCGTGATCCAGGCTGGCAGCGCCGCGCTCCCGCTGAAAACAAGGCGCGAGGCACAAGGTCTGGAGCCCAGTGTGAtgtgctgccccagcagcatccccgcAGCAGCCACGAGGGCCGTGAAAGGGTCCAATCCTGCTCTCCTCAGGGCACCCGGAGCAGTCACCCCTCTCCCCAAGATTTCacacaagcctttttttttttttttttttgccctgacACAACACATTGGTGTGGACAGTCCCTGGGCTCACTTCTCCGTCCGCCCTGCTCGCTGCCGGCTGCTGCGTGCGTGGAGAGCGCTGCTGACGCCAGAGGCTGGGATTCCTGCAAAGCTATTGTTGTTAAAAGAGGACAGGATCGGGTTTGGCTTTGGAGGGTGTTTTGCCATCGAGGCAAGATGCCTGCGACTCTACCAACCCAGCCTGACGCAAGATAAACCACAGATGCCCTACGCGGCCGTACGCGGCCGTAGCTCCGAGTCCCTCCGATCCTGGGCTCTCCCAGGGGGGCTGCCGTTCGGATCCTGCTTGAAACATTCAGGATTCCTGCCTGAAGCACCCCGAAAGCCCTGCGCAGAGCGGGGGACCCTCTCGaaggagaggctgggggagaAACCGTTCCCTCAATCATCGTgaacctaaaaaaacccaaccaaacccacccACAAAGGCCGTTTCCAGAGAGAGCGGCCCCACGGGAAGGGGGGCTGGGATCTCCGAAGCCCACCGAAGGCAGGAGAATTCCCTCGACCCCAGGGGTGCTGGGTCCAGCCTGACCtgacccagcagcagcacttgctCTGCTGCGTTCAAAGCCGTGGCTGCTGCCATCCCTGGGATGCCAACGCTGCTGGGCCATCCCTCCCCCACTCTAAAGCTGTTGAcatctgccccccccccccccccgccccctcccccaatCGCAGCGCTCGAGAATCTCAGGAGCATCCAAACACTAGAGCAAGTGATACCTCGTTCAGACGAGCGGCTCCAAATGACcgtggtaatttttttttttttgttgttgttgtcgtTTAAACAAATTTCAGAGGATTTAAGCATGTAGGCTTAACATACATGCAGGTCATCAGAATAATCCGGGGATTAAAATCCTCATGTATTCCTCACGGGAGagaagtgggggggggggggggaaaaaggaaaaaaaaaaaaggaaaaaaaaaaaaaaaaaaagaatcctctttttaaaaagccccTAAATACCGACTGAAATGAGAGCACGGTCCTTCGAAAGGCACAGTTGCCAATCCTAGGGAAACAAACACCTCCCAAACCTTTTGCATTCCTGCACGTTTTTCAAGAGACTCTTCTTCCCCAAGccagcaagaataaaaataattctacattatctgtgctggggaggcagTGATTTACATGATATCCAAGCGTCCTCCACATCGGGAGCGCCGGGTCTGCTGCACTGCAGTGGAGTTATTTCGGTGCGACTTCACGGTATGGGATGAAACCGGCAATATTCAGGGccagcaagaataaaaatagttttacattatctgtgctggggaggcagTGATTTACATGATGTCCAAGCGTTCTCCAGATCAAAAGCACTGGGTCTGCTGCGCTGCAGCGGAGTTATTTCAGTGCGACTTCACGGTATGGGATGGAATCAGCAATATTCAGGGccagcaagaataaaaataattctatgctatctgtgctggggaggcagTGATTTACATGATGTCCAAGCGTCCTCCACATCGAGAGCACCGAGTCTGCTGCGCTGCAGCGGAGTTATTTCAGTGCAACTTGACGGTATGGGATGAAACCAGCAATATTCCCAGGGTAATTTTTCCGCAGGACACGTTGTGTGCCCACCTCTCCCTAAAGCACCCTGCCCAACTTACATCACTGAACTCCAGGGGCAAGCTCTCCGTGGGCTGGAGCTCAGCGGCGCTCAAGTACAGGTCTGTGGGGGCAGCTTCCAGTTCCTCGGGGACAGCCAGGACCTGCTCGGGGACGTACATCTGCGGAGGCAAGCGGAGATGGAGCGGACAGCACGGATCCTCGGAGAGGCTGACGGGAAC
Coding sequences within it:
- the KANSL2 gene encoding KAT8 regulatory NSL complex subunit 2; translated protein: MNRIRIHVLPSSRGRLTPVPRPQEPLSCAFTHRQCSQPRLEGQEFCLKHILEDRSAPFKQCSYVSTKNGKRCPNAAPKPEKKDGASFCAEHARRNVLALQAQMKKSNPGPVSETLLCQLSSYAKTELGSQTAESSRSEASRILDEDSWSDGEQDPITVDQTWRGDPDSEADSIDSDQEDPLKHAGVYTAEEVALIMREKLIRLQSLYIDQFKRLQHLLKEKKRRYLHSRKGEHEAIGNSLLTGPEGLMAKERENLKRLKCLRRYRQRYGVEALLHRQLKERRMLATDGAAQQAHTTRSSQRCLAFVDDVRCSNQSLPMTRHCLTHICQDTNQTLFKPCQGSEEVPCNKPVPVSLSEDPCCPLHLRLPPQMYVPEQVLAVPEELEAAPTDLYLSAAELQPTESLPLEFSDDLDVVGDGMPCPPSPLLFDPSVALDQSLRDVAEAPIDILALEEPSHPGIPPQTVPTDRGGSSAHVFSLATEPPAELPTQPRSWALVGCPVLPHGLDDVRSVRGWQPEPVPRQGEEDEGSPLSGAVIWGASACHLGASCHLGASAFSWSLGFDLELVPPVAPGAGGRLGMCPQGVVFGDVTSHSVLRPLSPLQHCPRHPGAEYLGWGDPSPRAGIPQALNEGHRFAVAGGFKQEPRGTVSRSVGAPSPVERPIRAGSDNGCRLPSPRPGRVPLPPAHRPFSVPNRVPCRWQRVDRRPRDNRRPEDAVTSAQPRGAAANGSLEPASVS